The stretch of DNA CTTGTGAAAAAATCCTCGGAAATAGTAGTTTGAGCTGGCTTGAATGAACCTTCTAACTCTTCAAGAAGAGTAGAGATTTCATCCATTTCTTTCTTGGTAAGAAATTCCTGACCGGTCTTTGATTTTAAATAAATTTCAACCTTTCTTGCAGCTTTTGAAAGCGAGTCATAACCATAAGTGCCTGCGGAACCACAAAGACTGTGTAGTGTTCTATGAAAATCCTGAAATTTGTTCTTATCCCAATACGCCTTAAGGTTTAACCACTCAGTCTTTATAGACCTTAGTTTATCTGGCAAGCTCCTGGCATATTCAGTATATAAGGCCTGGAGCTTTTCCTTGACCTCCGCTTTCATAACTGATCCCAGATCGCTCTTATATCGCTGGCTAAGGTCATCGGGTCAAATGGCTTGGCAATGACGTCTACAGCACCTAGCGATTTAAACTGCTCAACCTCTTCCGACTGGATTTTTGCGGTCATGAATATAGCAGGTATATCCGTGTACCTGGGTAATTTTCTCAGTTCAATTAGGGTGGATGGACCATCCATTCCAGCCATCATAACATCCAATAAAATCAGATCT from Legionella quinlivanii encodes:
- a CDS encoding response regulator produces the protein MPNKELSSILYAEDEADIREIAQVALEDLGNFKVIFCHDGYEVIEAAKGIIPDLILLDVMMAGMDGPSTLIELRKLPRYTDIPAIFMTAKIQSEEVEQFKSLGAVDVIAKPFDPMTLASDIRAIWDQL